The genome window GGCGTGTGGGCGCTGGCCCGCAACGCGGATGCGCTGACGTCGCTGCGCAGCGAGGGTGGCGACCGCATCCGCCCGCACGCGGTGGACGTGGCGGACGAGGCGGCCCTGCTCGCGGTCAGCAAGAGCATCCTCGCGGAGGGCGCGCCCCGCGTGCTGGTGAACAACGCGGGCATCACCGTGTCCGCGCCGCTGACGAAGACGCGCACGGAGGACCTGGCGCGGGTGATGGCCGTCAACGTCACGGCGCCCTTCATCCTCTGCCGCGAGCTGATGCCCGCCATGGCCCAGGCCGGTGGCGGCCGCGTCATCAACATCGGCTCCATGGCCTCGGTGCGCGGCATGAAGTACACGTCGGCGTACTGCGCGTCCAAGCACGCGCTGCTGGGGCTGACGCGCGCGCTGGCGGCGGAGTACGCGAAGAAGCACGTGACGGTGAACGTGGTGAACCCGGGCTGGGTGGAGACGGACATGTTCACCTCGGCGACCGGCGCCATCACCAAGACGACGGGCCGCACGGAGGAGCAGGCGCGCGAGGCGCTGGCGTCCATGAACGCCATGGGCCGCATCATCCAGCCCGAGGAGGTCGCCGCGCTCTGCCTCTTCCTCGCCTCGGAGGCGGCCGGCGGCATCACCGGCGCGGCCTACGCCATCGACGGCGGCGAGCTGGGCTGAGACTTCACTCCCATTCCGCCTGACTGGCTGCCGGGCCGCCACTCGCGGCCGGGCAGGTTGCGCCCCAGGCCCCCCGTTCACAGTGTCCGCCATCCCCGAATGGCAGCGGGGTTCGCGGTCAGGAGGCGGGCGTGAGGCAGCTGTGGGCGGTGGTGCTGGGCGTGGGGCTGTGGGGCTGCGCGGTGGAGGACGGTGGCGAAGCACTCGCGACGGACGCGGAGGCGCCAGCCGTCACCGCCCCCGAGCTGCCCGCGGAGGACGCTCCTTCATCCGATGAACCCGTGCAGCCGCAGCCCTCTCTCGAGGAGCCCGGCCCTCTCGGAACCTGCTCGGGCCCGGACGGCACGGCGCGCCTGGCGTGGAGCTACGAGGCCGCGTGGGACGTCACCATGGACTTCCGCGGGACGATGGACGCGGATGGCCACACGTACTGGACGGAGTGTGAGAGCGCGTACTGGTCGGACGAGGACCCGGGCCAGCTCGACTGCCAGCTCGTGTCCGCCACGCGCGACGGCGCCATCCGCTACCGCATCGCGCAGCCACCGCCCGGCCAGCGGGCCACGCACGCGGTGGACGCCGAGCGCGTCTACCTGACGGCGGGGTACGCCACCCTGTCCGCCCACGCCCGCGCGGATGGCCGGCAGCTGTGGAGCGTCCCGCTCGGCGAGCTGCGCACCGGTGACGCGCTGGAGCGCTACTCGCTGCGCGTCGACTCCGTCGTGCTCAGTCCGCCGTATGTGCTGGCGGTGGTGCGCCACACCCTCGCGGACGCGGACGGGAAGAACCTGCTGGTGGCCGTGCACGCGGACACGGGCGCGGTGGCGTGGAAGGCGCTGACGCCGGCCCTGCAGTCGCCCCTGGTGGTGGACGCGGCGGGCAACGTCTACGGCGGCTCCGTCGACGAGGCCCTCCCGGAGACGACGCTCTTCTCGTACTCGGCGGACGGCGCGCTCCGCTGGAGCACGCGCCGCGCCGGGGTGCTGCGGCCCACGGCGGTGGATGGCGGGACGCTGCTGCTGAACCGCTCCGAGCTGCTGGACGCGTCTCGGGGCACGCCGCTCGCCACGCTGGCCACGGCGACGCCGTCCCCTCCTCCGTACGCGCTGGGGCGCTCCACCTCCCTCTTCGGCCGCGCGGCCTTCCAGGAGGGGCGCGTGCTCGTCCTTCCCGACCTGCCGTGCGAAGGGAAGGGCTGTCCGACGCAGCGCCATCCCGGTGACACGTTCCTCTACGGGCTGGACCCGGTGGACGGCTCCGTGCGCTGGCACCGCGCGGTGGGCGCCTGGCCCATGTCACCGCTGCTCACCCGGCGCGACTCGCTGCTGCTGGTGGACCGCCCGGTGGATGCGGAGTGCGAGCTGTACGGCTGCACCGGGGACGACTCGCACTACGGCTCGTACCTGCGCGAGCTGGACCTGGACGGGCGCGAGCTGTCCGCCTGCGCGCTGCCCGGCGATGCGCCCTACATCACCCCGCCCGCGCTGCACGGGGGCCGCGTGGTGCTGGGCGCGTGGACGAGCTGGAGCGCGGACAACGACTGGACGCAGCGGCTGAGCATCCGCGCGTTCGACCTGGCCGTGCCCACCGAGCCCGCCGCCTCCGGCTGGGTGTGCGCGGGCGGCGGCAATGCGCGCTCGGGCAGCGCCGAGGTGCCACCCCGGAGCGCTCGGGCCCGGTAGCGAGCGCCCGGACGGGGCGCTCAGACCTGGTACTGGCTGATGATGGCGCTCAGCTCCTGGGACGCGGCGGAGAGCTGGATGGCGGACTGGTCCGTGGCGGCCATGCGGTCGACAATCTGGTCCGCCAGGTCGGCCATGGAGCTGAGGGCCATGAACAGCTCCGCGATGCCGGCGTCCTGCTGGCTGACGGCCTCGGCGATGCTGCGCACCGTCTGACCGTTGTTCTGGATGATGCCGGCCAGCGAGCGGAGGCTCTCTCCCGCCGCGCGCACCTGCTCCAGTCCCCCCTCCACCTCGCGCGCACCGCCCTCGCTGGTGCGCACGGCGTCGGAGATGGCCCGGCCGATGTCGCCGAGGATGGACTGCACCCGCGTGGTGGCGCCCGCGGACTGGTCCGCCAGCGAGCGCATCTGCCTCGCCACCACCGCGAAGGAGCGGCCCGCGTCGCCGCTGCGCGCCGCCTCGATGGAGGCATTGAGGGCCAGCACGTTGGACTGGTCCGCCAGGTCCTTCACCGTGCGGGTGATGTCGCCCACCTGCCGCGTGCGCTGGTGCAGCTCGGCGATGGTGCGGCCAATCGTCTCCACGTGCGAGCGGATGTGCGTGAGCCCGCCCACGCTGCCGGACACCGCGGCCTCGCCCGCCGCGCCGAACCCGCTGGCCTTCTCCGCCTCGCGCTGGATGGCCTCCACCCGCTTCGCCGCCGCCCGTGACGCCTCCTGGAGCTGCTGCGCCGCCAGCTGCGTCTCGTGCAGCGCAATCGCCTGCTGCGACACCGCCTCGTTCTGCACCGACGCGGAGTCGGTGAGCTGCGTGGAGGCGGACTCGAGGTGCTCGGCCGAGTTGCGCAGCGCCAGCAGCAGCTCGCGCAGCCGCGACATCAGCGCCACGAAGGACGCGGCGAGCTGGCCCACCTCGTCCTGCGAGCGTACCTCCAGCGTGCCGCGAAAGTCGCCCTCGGCCACCATGCGGGCCGTGGTGGCGGTGAGCTGGCGCAGCGGAGCCAGCAGCCACCGCGCGAGCAGGAAGGCCGCGCCCCCCGTGCCCAGCGCGAGCAGGAGGCCCAGCGCGACGATGAGCCACAGCGAGGAGCGGAAGCGCGCGGACTCCGCCCGGACGTCTCGCACCAGCACCAGGCTCAAGCCCGGAGCCACTTCCGGCCGGCGCAGCATGAGCTTCGTGCCCTGCACCGTCACCACGCCCTCCGAGTCCGCCCGGTCCGCCGCGACTTGCAGCGCCTCGGGCGTCACGGCGTCCAGCGCCTGCGCCACGGGCTGCGCTCCCACGGCGAGCAGGCCCTGCAGTCCGCGCTCCTGCGCCAGCAGCTCCAGCAGCACCGGGCCCAGCCGGTTGCCCACCACCAGGTGGCCCACGGCGCGCCCGTCCACCTCCAGGCGCCGCGACACGGCCCGGTAGGGCACATCTCCCAAGGCGAGCACGCCAGGAGCCGAGCCCCGCAGCAGCGCGTCCAGCCCGGCCACGGGGGCCGCGGGGCTGACCGCGCGCACGCCCCCTTCCAGGCTGGCGTAGAGGAGCAGGTCCACGCCGAGCAGCTCGCGCTGCGCGTCGACGGCGGCCTGGAGGGAGTCGCCGACCGGACCGGGCACGGCGGCGCGGGAGAGGGACACCAGCAGGCGGTCCTCCTGCGCCAGGCGGCGGGTCCACGCGGCTTCATCCCGCTCGAGGAGGTGGCTCAGGGACTCATCCGACCAGGAGCCCAGGGAGAGACCCGTGAGCGTGACGCCCACGAGGGTGAGTCCCAGGACGACGAGGGTGATGGCCGCGGAGAGACGTGCGGCAAGGCTGTGCATCATTCGCGGCGAAGCCAGGGGGAATGGCGGGTCGGGGAACCCGGGGGAGACCCGTACACTACCCTGACGGGCCTGCCCTGTTGAATGGGGAGTACCGATCTCCAACTTCAGGGAAGCGGTGGCGTCGATGACCCGGCCGCCAGGTGGAATGTGTGAGGTCGTCCCCCCGCGCACGATGTGAACGGTGGCCCGGCTCGAGTGGGGCCATGCGCCGGACCGTCGACACTGCCCGCGCGGCCGCCTTGACGGGATGGCCCCGCCGCGTGTCTTCGTCCTCCCATGCCCCCGTCCACGCTCCTGCCGGCCCTGGCCCTGCTCGTCCTCGCTCCCAGTGTGCTCCGGGCCCAGGAGAAGGTCGGCGAGGCCCGGGCGAAGGCGGACCCGGCCTTCACGTCGCGCAACTTCGGCAACCTGCGCGTCGGCGGCTCCACGGCCAACGACAACGGCCGGCCGGAGCTGTGCCTTGAGCTGTCTCCGGTGTCCTTCCTCTCCGTGGAAGGCTGTGGCACGGGCAGTGGATTCCTCCATGGCGACCCGGAGCCGGAGGTGGCGCACTTCCGGACGAAGCTGCGGCTGCTGTCCTTCGACGTGGAGGGCTGGGGCACCCTGCAGCCCTTCGTGGCCGCGGGCCTCGCCGAGGCGCAGGTGGGCGAGGACGACCTGGGCCTGCAGCTGGGCGGCACGGACGCGCGCCGCGTGTCCACGGCGGGGCCGGAGCTGGGCCTGGGGCTGCGCTTCCTGCGGCCGCTGGCCTCCGGCTTCGAGCTGGTGGGCGACTTCAACGTGGGCATGGCCTGGCTGCCACATGCCCCGGACCTGGTGAAGCCCGGGGACACGTGGCTGCCTTCCGCCAGCCTCTCACTCGGCGTGGGCTTCTAGCGCCCGCCGCCGTGCGCCTCACGCGTCGGCGACGCGCAGCACCACCGCGGTGATGTTGTCCTTGCCGCCGGCCTCGTACGCGTCGGCGACGAGCGCGTCGCACGCCTCGCGCGCGGAGGACAGCGTCAGGCGCCGCAGCAGCCCCTCCACGCCCAGCGGCTCATAGAGCCCGTCCGAGCACAGCAGGAACACGTCGCCGGGCTCCGTGCGCAGCCGCTGCACCGTGGGCTCCGCGTTGTCCGTGCCCAGGGCCCGGGTGATGAGGTGGCGGAAGTTGCCCGCCCCACCCGGCGGCTCCATGCCGGCGTCGCGCAGCTCCTCGATGAGCGAGTGGTCCCGCGTCAGCGACTCCAGCGTGCCCGCGCGCAGCCGGTACAGCCGGCTGTCACCCACGTGGGCCACGGCCGCGCCGTGCTCGCCCACCGCCAGTGCCACCACCGTGGAGGCCATCTCCCGCAGCCGGCCCACGCGCTGCGCCTGCAGGTTGCGCTGCGCCAGCGCCGAGCACGCGGAGAGCAGGTTCTCTTCCCTGCTGCGCGCCGGGTCCGGCACCGTGGGCCACGTCGAGTCACGGTCCTGCCCGAGCCGCAGCCCGAAGCCCGCGAAGGTATCCACGACACACCGGCTGGCGACTTCGCCACCCTCTTGCCCGCCGAGCCCGTCCGCCACCACGAACAGGCCCAGTTCCGGCAGGACGCAGTATGCGTCCTCGTTGTGCGGCCGCCGACCGATGTGGCTCTGTCCCGCGCTGTCCATTCTCATGACTGCCTCCTCGGGCCTCTCCCCAGCAAGCGTGAGGCCAGCGCCCGCCCCCCGGTGGGCACTCACCATGGAATACTCCTGAGAGGGGGGGTCCAGGGGAGTGAGTGCCATGAGACCCCGACATCACCGCCGCACCCGTCCAGTGGACGACGCTGGGACCGCCCTCCAGCAACCACTCAGCCGCCCGGGCGTGGAGTGCCCCCCACACTCCGTATGAGCTGAAACCACAAACCCATCCAGGCTCCCGGGCGGCGAGAAGTCCAGGCCGTGGACTTCGATATTCCGAGCATCGACGGAATGAGCGGCCTGCTCGCTGACGCGTCAGGCCCGCGTGAAAAACGGCGCCGGCGCGGGGGCTCCTGGCAACTTTCCCGCGGACCGGACGACAATTCCGATGCGGCCTGGACTGCGTGCCGCACGAGGTGCGCGATGTCCTCCATCCGCCGTGTGCTCTCTGGCATCTCCAGCTCCATCGCCCGCGCCCGGATGAACGTGGACGTGGAGCCCGTGACGCCGCTCACCCCGGGCGAGCCGCTGGAGCCCGTGGCCCCGGTGCGGCGTGGCTTCTCCGACGAGAGCGACTTCCAGGCGGACGTGGATGACCTGGGCACGTCGCTCGAGGCGCACGCGCCCCACCTGACGGGCGCCGCCTCCGCACCGGGCCTGTCGGGGACGCCGGGCGCGGCGGGCACGCCCACGCCCGCCCAGCTGCGCGTCTTCTCCGGTGAGAGCTCGTTCGAGAGCTCCTTCGAGTCCGCGACGCCGCGCTACGCGCAGCTGCTGGGCTCGCAGCTTCCGTCGTCGCTCGGCGCGCCCCGCGAGGCGGGAGGTGGCGTGGCGCCGCTCGGAGCGGAGCGCGGCTCGGGTGGACGCGACATGAATGACCTGCTCTCGCCCGAGGCGGCGGAGTGGGAGCTGCAGAACCTGGACACCTCCACCCCCAGCGTGGTGGAGCCGGAGGACCTGCTCTTCATGCTGGACCCGCCCGGCACCTCGGGCCCCGGGGACGCCGCGCTGGAGCTGGGACTCGAGGACGTCTTCGAGGAGGCGCCGCTCGCGGGCAACACGCGCGCGCCCTCGATGGAGACGCCGGAGGGCGTGGGCGGCATCGACGACGTGTCGATGGAAGACGCGTACGCGGCCCGGCTCGCCGAGCGCCGCGCCGCGCAGGAGCTGCTGGACCCCGCGGTGAGCCCCGCCGGAGCGGACGCGTTCCTCGCGGACACGAGCGACCTGGGCTCCCTGCTTCCCGAGGAGCCGTCCATGGGTGACGCGGCCCTGGCCGGCGTGCTCGGCCCGCTCGCCGCCAACCCCGCCGCCGCCGGCGTGCCCGTCTCCGCGGCGCTCGCGTCCCAGGGCGTGGACGTGGTGGCGGAGACGCTGGAGGTCGAGCCCGCGCAGGACAGCTCCGTCGTGGTGGACCCGTCCCTGCTGGAGAAATCCGAGGGCTGAGCCGCGCGCCCTCCCGTCGGCTCAGGGAGGCGTCACGTCGGCGGTGAGGGCGTCCAGGTGGGCCTCGGCCTCCTTCACGTCCCGGGTGAGCTCCTCCACGTAGCGCGTGCGCTCCTCGCTCTGCCACTCCGTGGGCGAGAAGACCGTCGGGGGGTAGTCGTTCGTCGTGTGCACGTACCCGCGCAGGGTCGTCATCAGCTCGCGGTCCGGGTCTCCGGACTCCTTGAGGAGGAAGCCCTCCACGTCGCGCAGCTTGAGCGGGAAGGTGGGCGACTCGTCCAGCACGAGGTTGCCGGCGACGGTGAGCTTCACCTCCTGCGTCCCCTCCCTCAGCTCCTCGTTGAAGGACACGTGCGCGAAGGGCACGCCGCTCTCGTCGTCCACGCGCCCCGCCACCACGTACCGTCCCGCCTTCCGGACATGGACCCCGAGCAGCAGCTGGAGCGAGCCTCCCTCCACCACCTCGCGCACCCTGCCGGTGAACTGGGCCGGAGGTGACGGCGTGTAGAGGATGTCGAAGAACGCGGTGCCCTCCGCCTTGCCCGAGCGCACGCGCACCGCCACCCGCAGCGTGCCGGAGAACATCGGGAAGCCCTGCTTGGACGGCTGGAAGCGGCCGGTGTACGTGCCGTCACCCGCGAGCGGGTCTCCTCCGCTGCCGTCGTCCAGGAAGGCCAGGGGCACCCCTTCGGCGCCCGCCCCACGCGTCATGTGCTCCGCCTCGCTCGCGGAGGCGGACACCACCTGGCAGGGCCGGGCCTGGCGCTGCGCGTCCTCGCAGCCGACGAGGAAGTGCACCGCCTCGCTGCCGACGACGAAGACGCGGTCCTGCTTCAGCCGCAGCTGCA of Pyxidicoccus xibeiensis contains these proteins:
- a CDS encoding SDR family NAD(P)-dependent oxidoreductase, with protein sequence MTTTQKTVVVTGASRGIGRALALAFAREGYGVWALARNADALTSLRSEGGDRIRPHAVDVADEAALLAVSKSILAEGAPRVLVNNAGITVSAPLTKTRTEDLARVMAVNVTAPFILCRELMPAMAQAGGGRVINIGSMASVRGMKYTSAYCASKHALLGLTRALAAEYAKKHVTVNVVNPGWVETDMFTSATGAITKTTGRTEEQAREALASMNAMGRIIQPEEVAALCLFLASEAAGGITGAAYAIDGGELG
- a CDS encoding PQQ-like beta-propeller repeat protein gives rise to the protein MRQLWAVVLGVGLWGCAVEDGGEALATDAEAPAVTAPELPAEDAPSSDEPVQPQPSLEEPGPLGTCSGPDGTARLAWSYEAAWDVTMDFRGTMDADGHTYWTECESAYWSDEDPGQLDCQLVSATRDGAIRYRIAQPPPGQRATHAVDAERVYLTAGYATLSAHARADGRQLWSVPLGELRTGDALERYSLRVDSVVLSPPYVLAVVRHTLADADGKNLLVAVHADTGAVAWKALTPALQSPLVVDAAGNVYGGSVDEALPETTLFSYSADGALRWSTRRAGVLRPTAVDGGTLLLNRSELLDASRGTPLATLATATPSPPPYALGRSTSLFGRAAFQEGRVLVLPDLPCEGKGCPTQRHPGDTFLYGLDPVDGSVRWHRAVGAWPMSPLLTRRDSLLLVDRPVDAECELYGCTGDDSHYGSYLRELDLDGRELSACALPGDAPYITPPALHGGRVVLGAWTSWSADNDWTQRLSIRAFDLAVPTEPAASGWVCAGGGNARSGSAEVPPRSARAR
- a CDS encoding methyl-accepting chemotaxis protein codes for the protein MMHSLAARLSAAITLVVLGLTLVGVTLTGLSLGSWSDESLSHLLERDEAAWTRRLAQEDRLLVSLSRAAVPGPVGDSLQAAVDAQRELLGVDLLLYASLEGGVRAVSPAAPVAGLDALLRGSAPGVLALGDVPYRAVSRRLEVDGRAVGHLVVGNRLGPVLLELLAQERGLQGLLAVGAQPVAQALDAVTPEALQVAADRADSEGVVTVQGTKLMLRRPEVAPGLSLVLVRDVRAESARFRSSLWLIVALGLLLALGTGGAAFLLARWLLAPLRQLTATTARMVAEGDFRGTLEVRSQDEVGQLAASFVALMSRLRELLLALRNSAEHLESASTQLTDSASVQNEAVSQQAIALHETQLAAQQLQEASRAAAKRVEAIQREAEKASGFGAAGEAAVSGSVGGLTHIRSHVETIGRTIAELHQRTRQVGDITRTVKDLADQSNVLALNASIEAARSGDAGRSFAVVARQMRSLADQSAGATTRVQSILGDIGRAISDAVRTSEGGAREVEGGLEQVRAAGESLRSLAGIIQNNGQTVRSIAEAVSQQDAGIAELFMALSSMADLADQIVDRMAATDQSAIQLSAASQELSAIISQYQV
- a CDS encoding PP2C family protein-serine/threonine phosphatase produces the protein MRMDSAGQSHIGRRPHNEDAYCVLPELGLFVVADGLGGQEGGEVASRCVVDTFAGFGLRLGQDRDSTWPTVPDPARSREENLLSACSALAQRNLQAQRVGRLREMASTVVALAVGEHGAAVAHVGDSRLYRLRAGTLESLTRDHSLIEELRDAGMEPPGGAGNFRHLITRALGTDNAEPTVQRLRTEPGDVFLLCSDGLYEPLGVEGLLRRLTLSSAREACDALVADAYEAGGKDNITAVVLRVADA
- a CDS encoding choice-of-anchor X domain-containing protein; the protein is MTPTGTVPPPASRARRAWWAVTLVPLVLGLLGWWSWSGGAGTEAAPEPPPPTEEAARAGAPPAAPGRGPAQGMAARAAPGPGPGPGPGATAPTPAVARTPEDAAREAERTLWEKRLERAKRTLETYVSATRYPPQSRPSSEQVDQMELPEPERTRPLSRDNADVQLRLKQDRVFVVGSEAVHFLVGCEDAQRQARPCQVVSASASEAEHMTRGAGAEGVPLAFLDDGSGGDPLAGDGTYTGRFQPSKQGFPMFSGTLRVAVRVRSGKAEGTAFFDILYTPSPPAQFTGRVREVVEGGSLQLLLGVHVRKAGRYVVAGRVDDESGVPFAHVSFNEELREGTQEVKLTVAGNLVLDESPTFPLKLRDVEGFLLKESGDPDRELMTTLRGYVHTTNDYPPTVFSPTEWQSEERTRYVEELTRDVKEAEAHLDALTADVTPP